A genomic segment from Bradyrhizobium sp. ISRA430 encodes:
- a CDS encoding alkaline phosphatase family protein: MARAKNVLWIMCDQLRYDYLGCTGHPSLKTPNIDAMAKRGVLFTNAYVQSPICGPSRMSFYTGRYMRSHGSHWNGWPLRVGEPTLGDHLNRIGVRNVLVGKTHMAPDLEGMKMLGIPPESIIGVHVAECGFEPYERDDGLHPTGRPRPKYDEYLRRQGFEATNPWEHWANSGAGDDGALQNGWLLVHADKAARVPEEHSETPYMTRRAMDFISEAETDGRPWCLHLSYIKPHWPYIAPEPYASMYSTADMIPVIRSERERQNPHPVFGAYMDMRYSRNMARDDAREKVIPTYMGMITQIDDQMGVLMKFLEEHGLLDTTMIVFTSDHGDYLGDHWMGEKDLFHEQSAKIPLIIIDPSKEADATRGTRSDALVEAIDLAPTFVDYFGGKVPAHILEGRSLLPLLRGERPSDWRKVAFSEYDYAMQDVRLKLNQPIERCRLFMVFDGRWKYIHASGFRPMLYDLETDPQEFVDRGDDGECAGIIARLQAELFDWALHPNDHITTPREKIAAYADNQLQVKGGILIGIWDEKELAAIRDGIEQRAKM, translated from the coding sequence ATGGCGCGCGCGAAAAACGTTCTCTGGATCATGTGCGACCAGCTTCGCTACGACTATCTCGGCTGCACCGGCCATCCCTCGCTGAAGACGCCCAACATCGACGCCATGGCCAAGCGCGGCGTGCTCTTCACCAATGCCTATGTGCAGTCGCCGATCTGCGGCCCGTCGCGGATGTCGTTCTACACCGGACGCTACATGCGCTCGCACGGCTCGCACTGGAACGGCTGGCCGCTGCGCGTCGGTGAGCCCACCCTCGGCGACCACCTCAACAGGATCGGCGTGCGCAACGTGCTGGTCGGCAAGACCCACATGGCGCCCGACCTCGAAGGCATGAAGATGCTCGGCATCCCCCCGGAGTCGATCATCGGCGTCCATGTCGCCGAATGCGGCTTCGAGCCCTATGAGCGCGACGACGGCCTGCACCCCACGGGACGCCCGAGACCGAAATACGACGAATATCTGCGCCGGCAGGGATTTGAGGCGACGAATCCCTGGGAGCACTGGGCCAATTCCGGCGCGGGTGATGACGGCGCCTTGCAGAATGGCTGGCTGCTGGTGCACGCCGACAAGGCCGCGCGCGTGCCGGAGGAACATTCCGAGACGCCCTATATGACGCGGCGCGCGATGGATTTCATCAGCGAGGCCGAGACCGACGGACGGCCGTGGTGCCTGCATCTGTCCTACATCAAGCCGCACTGGCCCTATATCGCGCCCGAACCCTATGCCAGCATGTATTCGACGGCGGACATGATTCCGGTGATCCGCTCCGAACGCGAGCGGCAGAACCCGCATCCGGTGTTCGGCGCCTACATGGACATGCGCTACTCCCGCAACATGGCGCGCGACGACGCCCGCGAGAAGGTGATCCCGACCTATATGGGCATGATCACCCAGATCGACGACCAGATGGGCGTGCTGATGAAGTTTCTGGAGGAGCACGGCCTGCTGGACACGACCATGATCGTGTTCACCTCCGATCATGGCGATTATCTTGGCGATCACTGGATGGGCGAGAAGGACCTGTTCCATGAACAGTCGGCGAAGATTCCGCTGATCATCATCGATCCGTCGAAGGAGGCAGACGCCACGCGCGGCACACGCAGCGATGCGCTGGTCGAGGCCATCGACCTTGCACCGACCTTCGTCGATTATTTCGGCGGCAAGGTGCCGGCGCATATCCTGGAAGGGCGCTCGCTGCTGCCGCTGCTGCGCGGCGAGAGGCCGTCAGACTGGCGCAAGGTGGCATTCTCCGAATACGACTATGCCATGCAGGATGTGCGGCTGAAATTGAACCAGCCGATCGAGCGTTGCCGCCTGTTCATGGTCTTCGACGGCCGCTGGAAATACATCCACGCCTCCGGCTTCCGCCCGATGCTGTATGACCTCGAAACCGACCCGCAGGAATTCGTCGATCGCGGCGACGATGGCGAATGCGCCGGCATCATCGCGCGGCTCCAGGCGGAGCTGTTCGACTGGGCGCTGCATCCCAACGATCACATCACCACCCCCCGCGAGAAGATCGCGGCCTACGCCGACAACCAGCTCCAGGTGAAGGGCGGCATTCTGATCGGCATCTGGGACGAGAAAGAGCTCGCCGCGATCCGCGACGGAATCGAGCAGCGCGCGAAGATGTGA